CGTCCGCCGCGGGCTGGAGGCCCACGTCGTGGGCCACACCTTCACCGACGTCACCGTGCTGCACCCGCGGCCCATCCGCCGGCACGTCGCCGGGGCCGACGACTTCGCGGCCCGACTGACCGGGCGGAGCGTGCTCGACGCCCGCCGTCGCGGCAAGTACCTCTGGCTGCCGCTCGACAGCGGCGACGCGCTGCTCGGCCACCTCGGCATGAGCGGTCAGATGCTGGTGCAGCCCTCGGCGGCCCCCGACGAGCGGCACCTGCGCGTGCGGCTGCGCCTCGACGCGCCGTACGAGCTGCGGTTCGTCGACCAACGGATGTTCGGCGGACTGGCGATCTCCGAAGGGGGCGCGCAGCTACCGCCCGAGATCGCCCACATCGCCCGGGACCCGATGGATCCGCTGTTCGACGAGGACGTCTTCGTCTCCCGGGTCCGCAAGCGCAGCTCGGGTATCAAGAGGATCCTGCTCGACCAGGGCGTGATCTCCGGCGTCGGCAACATCTACGCCGACGAGTCGTTGTGGCTGGCCCGTCTGCACGGTGACCGGCCCGGCACCCGGCTCACCAAGGCCCAGGTGCGCGAGGTGCTCGCCGGTGTCCGG
The DNA window shown above is from Nocardioides mesophilus and carries:
- the mutM gene encoding bifunctional DNA-formamidopyrimidine glycosylase/DNA-(apurinic or apyrimidinic site) lyase; the protein is MPELPEVEVVRRGLEAHVVGHTFTDVTVLHPRPIRRHVAGADDFAARLTGRSVLDARRRGKYLWLPLDSGDALLGHLGMSGQMLVQPSAAPDERHLRVRLRLDAPYELRFVDQRMFGGLAISEGGAQLPPEIAHIARDPMDPLFDEDVFVSRVRKRSSGIKRILLDQGVISGVGNIYADESLWLARLHGDRPGTRLTKAQVREVLAGVRQVMTSALAQGGTSFDALYVNVNGESGYFDRSLEVYGQVGLPCSRCGTPIVRVSFMNRSSYFCPRCQPRPRLRAR